One Candidatus Korarchaeum sp. genomic region harbors:
- the eno gene encoding phosphopyruvate hydratase — protein MSFRIEDVRAREVLDSRGNPTVEVTVKLEGGGLGKFSSPSGASKGAREALELRDGGKWLKGMGVMRAVRNVNEIIRQSLIGVDASLQPLVDDILIQLDGTPDKSRLGVNAILGVSIASAKASANQLGLPLYSYLGGAFARVLPVPLMNLINGGKHAGNELAIQEFMIVPLNFRTFKEALFAGVDIYMELRDLLKERYGRSAVNLGDEGGFAPPMRETEEALEALATAVERAGYSGDVKLALDCAASNFYRNGRYEIDGKSMDEGELISFYESLITRYPIFSLEDPFQEEDLSSFSELTRKFGDRILLVGDDFFVSNEKYLRKGIEAGAGNALILKVNQVGTLTEAMRTAFLALRSGYKVIVSHRSGETTDTLISDLSVALNCGYIKSGAPARGERVAKYNRLLEIEEELGSAARYHLP, from the coding sequence ATGTCCTTCAGGATAGAGGATGTGAGGGCTAGGGAGGTACTTGACTCCAGGGGAAACCCAACCGTGGAGGTAACTGTTAAGCTCGAAGGAGGTGGTCTCGGGAAGTTCTCATCGCCCTCAGGTGCCTCTAAGGGCGCGAGGGAGGCTCTAGAGCTGAGGGATGGGGGGAAGTGGCTGAAGGGCATGGGTGTGATGAGGGCTGTGAGGAACGTCAACGAAATAATAAGGCAATCTCTAATAGGGGTCGATGCTTCCCTACAGCCGCTAGTGGACGATATACTAATTCAACTGGACGGGACCCCTGATAAATCGAGACTAGGGGTTAACGCGATACTAGGTGTCTCTATAGCATCAGCGAAAGCATCGGCAAACCAACTGGGGCTTCCCCTCTACAGTTACCTGGGAGGGGCTTTCGCTAGGGTGCTCCCCGTACCCTTAATGAACCTGATAAATGGTGGGAAGCACGCTGGTAATGAGCTAGCGATTCAGGAGTTCATGATCGTCCCGCTGAACTTCAGAACGTTCAAAGAAGCCCTGTTCGCTGGAGTTGACATATACATGGAGCTCAGGGATCTCCTGAAGGAGAGGTACGGAAGATCCGCCGTGAACTTAGGTGATGAGGGTGGCTTCGCACCTCCAATGAGGGAGACGGAAGAAGCTCTAGAAGCCTTAGCCACAGCGGTGGAGAGAGCTGGGTACAGCGGGGATGTCAAGCTGGCTTTGGATTGCGCAGCTAGCAACTTCTACAGGAACGGGCGTTACGAGATAGATGGCAAGTCGATGGACGAGGGGGAGCTGATCTCGTTCTACGAGAGTCTCATAACGAGGTACCCCATATTCAGCCTGGAGGATCCCTTCCAAGAGGAGGACCTGAGCTCCTTCTCCGAGCTCACGAGGAAGTTCGGGGACAGGATCCTGTTGGTAGGCGATGACTTCTTCGTTTCAAATGAGAAGTACCTTAGGAAGGGTATTGAGGCCGGCGCGGGTAATGCCCTGATCCTCAAGGTGAATCAAGTGGGCACTCTTACGGAAGCGATGAGGACAGCCTTCCTAGCCCTTAGATCAGGATACAAAGTGATCGTCAGCCATAGATCCGGTGAAACAACGGATACTCTGATTTCAGATCTCTCAGTAGCGCTGAACTGTGGTTACATAAAATCAGGCGCCCCTGCCAGGGGCGAGAGGGTAGCCAAGTATAACAGGCTTCTAGAGATAGAGGAGGAACTGGGCTCCGCAGCTAGGTACCACCTTCCTTGA
- a CDS encoding M20/M25/M40 family metallo-hydrolase, with amino-acid sequence MSEQLAEVRDLLIRVASIPRVTGREVAFAPEVSRIIEPYCDVVRVDPWGNVEGILNPGGKPCIMVAAHVDQIGIIVREVTDEGYLRFEGVGWDPRVLYGSRVKLVTERGVVKGLIGAIPVHVFRTYKELEEKKIEIKDLAIDIGANSKEEAEGMGIKPGTYGLVDFDPISLGSEYLSSPGLDNAAGVASMIHSMKLCWENRDNLNVEVHFTATVQEEIGLRGAEMMAYKLKPDVAIAVDVTFAKQPLLPDEFKLSLGKGPVISKGPIYHPEVVELIERAAEENRIPYQYETDFRGAGTDTWVIQVARGGVKTALISVPLRYMHSPCELVNLRDVANTGLLLQKTLELF; translated from the coding sequence TTGAGTGAGCAGCTCGCTGAGGTAAGGGATCTCCTCATCAGAGTGGCTTCGATACCGAGGGTCACGGGTAGGGAGGTGGCCTTCGCCCCTGAGGTATCGAGGATCATCGAACCCTACTGTGATGTGGTGAGGGTAGATCCTTGGGGGAACGTTGAGGGTATACTTAACCCCGGAGGGAAGCCTTGCATAATGGTAGCTGCCCACGTAGATCAGATAGGCATAATAGTTAGGGAGGTGACTGATGAGGGTTACTTGAGGTTCGAGGGAGTCGGATGGGATCCTAGAGTGCTCTACGGTTCAAGAGTTAAGCTCGTAACTGAGAGAGGAGTCGTTAAGGGTTTGATAGGGGCAATACCGGTTCACGTGTTCAGGACCTACAAGGAGCTGGAGGAGAAGAAGATAGAGATCAAAGATCTGGCGATAGACATAGGGGCTAACAGCAAGGAGGAGGCTGAGGGCATGGGGATAAAGCCGGGCACTTATGGTCTAGTTGATTTCGATCCCATATCACTGGGGAGCGAGTACCTCTCCTCCCCGGGGCTCGATAACGCTGCCGGGGTTGCATCGATGATTCACTCGATGAAGCTGTGCTGGGAGAACAGGGATAACCTGAACGTTGAAGTCCACTTCACAGCTACTGTGCAGGAGGAGATAGGGTTGAGGGGAGCGGAGATGATGGCTTACAAGCTCAAGCCTGATGTGGCTATAGCTGTTGATGTTACGTTCGCTAAGCAACCCCTACTACCTGATGAGTTCAAACTGAGCTTAGGAAAGGGACCCGTGATATCCAAGGGTCCTATTTACCACCCTGAGGTAGTTGAGCTCATAGAGAGGGCAGCTGAGGAGAACAGGATACCGTATCAGTATGAGACGGATTTCAGGGGAGCTGGGACGGATACATGGGTCATTCAGGTAGCTAGGGGGGGAGTGAAGACAGCTCTCATATCGGTTCCCCTAAGGTACATGCACAGTCCCTGTGAGCTCGTTAACTTGAGGGACGTAGCTAACACCGGTCTCCTACTGCAGAAGACGTTGGAGCTCTTCTAA
- the cca gene encoding CCA tRNA nucleotidyltransferase, protein MRGGTRTSSKVEEVLEKARLLVSPPEEERFLLEKTLEEVLERVSESVRRLGLDAQVLPVGSAVRDTWLPKNRELDVFVLFPREVGDKEVLGSLIMEIAEESFGDYEQNYAEHPYVRVKYNGFEVDLVPAYRISPGERVISAVDRSPLHNSYVRSKLRSPTEVRLLKAFLKSIDAYGAEERVGGFSGYLCELLIIHYGDFLSLIESASSWGSRVYIDIEGHLSEEYAFSAFNGPLVVVDPVDPRRNAAAALTETQFNRFKVAAKSFLRDPDLDFFLRGLREGSRRCSLQQLERELSGRRTRLIVIELEGLEDLSGELLWSQAKRLARLLNDELERNGFDPIWVSGWTDERSSILVAAELLNLTLPLLEKRQGPPVGSGEEMNFLRTYVNSEESFGGPFIEGDRWYVYRRRRYSEATLLINDVLSGGKVPPLLRGRAKFRVLTDKELSLLDRWALSKIYEEMKKEEFFLTHLLKEGGT, encoded by the coding sequence TTGCGAGGAGGCACGCGAACATCGAGTAAAGTAGAGGAAGTACTTGAGAAGGCTAGGCTGCTAGTGTCGCCTCCAGAAGAGGAGAGGTTCTTGCTGGAGAAAACTCTGGAGGAAGTATTAGAGAGGGTCAGTGAATCCGTCAGGAGGCTGGGGCTCGACGCGCAGGTACTACCGGTGGGCTCAGCTGTTAGGGACACTTGGCTCCCGAAGAACCGTGAGTTGGATGTTTTCGTGCTCTTTCCCAGGGAAGTAGGTGATAAAGAGGTACTGGGTAGTTTGATAATGGAAATAGCTGAGGAATCCTTCGGCGATTATGAACAGAACTACGCAGAGCATCCTTACGTTAGAGTCAAGTATAACGGCTTCGAGGTGGACCTCGTTCCAGCTTACCGCATCTCCCCAGGGGAGAGGGTGATCAGCGCTGTCGACAGGAGCCCTCTACATAACTCCTACGTGAGATCTAAGCTCAGATCCCCAACTGAAGTGAGACTCCTGAAGGCTTTCCTGAAGTCTATAGATGCTTATGGAGCGGAGGAGAGGGTTGGGGGTTTCAGCGGATACCTCTGTGAACTCTTGATAATTCACTACGGTGATTTCCTGAGCCTAATAGAGTCCGCCTCGAGCTGGGGATCTAGGGTTTACATCGATATAGAGGGACACCTCAGCGAGGAATACGCCTTCTCAGCTTTCAACGGGCCCCTAGTCGTGGTAGATCCCGTGGACCCTAGGAGAAACGCCGCGGCTGCCCTAACGGAGACTCAGTTCAATAGGTTTAAGGTAGCTGCTAAGTCCTTCCTGAGGGATCCCGATCTAGATTTCTTCCTGAGAGGGTTAAGGGAGGGCTCCAGGAGGTGCTCCCTCCAGCAGCTGGAGAGGGAGCTCTCCGGGAGGAGGACTAGGCTCATCGTAATTGAGTTAGAGGGTTTGGAGGACCTCTCCGGGGAGCTCCTATGGTCTCAAGCTAAGAGACTGGCTCGACTATTGAATGATGAGCTCGAGAGAAATGGCTTTGATCCTATATGGGTCTCGGGCTGGACGGATGAGCGTTCCTCCATCCTGGTCGCTGCTGAGCTACTTAACCTCACCTTACCCCTGCTTGAAAAGAGGCAGGGTCCCCCGGTAGGATCCGGTGAGGAGATGAACTTCCTAAGGACCTATGTCAACTCTGAGGAGAGTTTCGGAGGTCCCTTCATCGAGGGAGATAGGTGGTACGTTTACAGGAGGAGGAGGTACAGTGAGGCCACTCTATTGATTAACGACGTACTCAGCGGTGGTAAGGTACCGCCTTTACTGAGAGGGAGAGCTAAGTTTAGAGTATTAACTGATAAGGAGCTCTCCCTTTTAGATAGGTGGGCTCTTAGTAAGATATACGAGGAGATGAAGAAGGAGGAGTTCTTCCTGACTCACTTGCTCAAGGAAGGTGGTACCTAG